One region of Tamandua tetradactyla isolate mTamTet1 chromosome 6, mTamTet1.pri, whole genome shotgun sequence genomic DNA includes:
- the TBX2 gene encoding T-box transcription factor TBX2 isoform X2, which produces MVITKSGRRMFPPFKVRVSGLDKKAKYILLMDIVAADDCRYKFHNSRWMVAGKADPEMPKRMYIHPDSPATGEQWMAKPVAFHKLKLTNNISDKHGFTILNSMHKYQPRFHIVRANDILKLPYSTFRTYVFPETDFIAVTAYQNDKITQLKIDNNPFAKGFRDTGNGRREKRKQLTLPSLRLYEEHCKPERDGADSDASSCDPPLAREPPPSPGPAPSPLRLHRARVEEKSCTADSDPEPERLGEERIGAALGRSPGLDRSSPPRLSEPERARERRSPERSKEPTEGGGDGLFGLRGLEKERVEGRRKDEGRKEGGEGKEPGLAPLMVQTDSASPLGAGHLPGLAFSGHLHGQPFFGPLGAGQPLFLHPGQFAMGPGAFSAMGMGHLLASVAGGSNGGGGGPGTATGLDTGGLGPAAGPAGTAAPFPFHLSQHMLASQGIPMPTFGGLFPYPYTYMAAAAAAASALPATSAAAAAAAAAGSLSRSPFLGSARPRLRFSPYQIPVNIPPNTSLLTTGLAAEASKAAGGNSQEPSPLPELALRKVGAPSRSALSPSGSAKEAASELQSIQRLVSGLESQRALSPGRESPK; this is translated from the exons ATGGTCATCACCAAGTCCGGGAG GCGGATGTTTCCCCCCTTCAAGGTGCGGGTCAGTGGCCTGGACAAGAAGGCCAAGTACATCCTGCTGATGGACATTGTGGCCGCTGATGATTGCCGCTATAAGTTCCACAACTCCCGCTGGATGGTGGCTGGCAAGGCCGACCCTGAGATGCCCAAACGCATGTATATCCACCCGGACAGCCCAGCCACAGGCGAGCAGTGGATGGCCAAGCCTGTGGCTTTCCACAAATTGAAACTGACCAACAACATCTCGGACAAGCACGGCTTT ACCATCCTGAACTCCATGCACAAGTACCAGCCGCGCTTCCACATCGTGCGGGCCAACGATATCCTGAAGCTGCCCTACAGCACCTTTCGCACCTACGTGTTCCCCGAGACCGACTTCATCGCCGTCACCGCCTACCAGAACGACAAG ATCACGCAGCTGAAGATCGACAACAATCCATTCGCCAAGGGCTTCCGGGACACCGGGAACGGCCGGCGGGAGAAAAG GAAGCAGCTGACGCTGCCGTCTCTGCGCTTGTACGAGGAGCACTGCAAGCCGGAGCGCGACGGCGCGGACTCGGATGCCTCGTCCTGCGACCCTCCCCTGGCGCGGGAGCCGCCACCCTCCCCAGGGCCAGCGCCCAGTCCCCTGCGCCTACATCGGGCCCGAG TGGAGGAGAAGTCGTGCACCGCGGACAGCGACCCGGAGCCGGAGCGGCTGGGCGAGGAGCGCATCGGGGCGGCGCTAGGCCGCAGCCCGGGCCTGGACCGCAGCAGCCCCCCTCGTTTGAGCGAACCCGAGCGTGCCCGGGAGCGGCGCAGCCCAGAGCGGAGCAAGGAGCCGACCGAAGGCGGCGGAGACGGCCTGTTCGGCCTGCGGGGCCTAGAGAAGGAGCGCGTCGAGGGCCGGCGGAAGGACGAGGGGCGCAAAGAAGGAGGCGAGGGCAAGGAGCCGGGCCTCGCGCCGCTGATGGTGCAGACGGACAGTGCGTCCCCCCTAGGTGCCGGACACCTGCCGGGCCTGGCCTTCTCCGGCCACCTGCACGGGCAGCCGTTCTTTGGGCCTCTGGGGGCCGGCCAGCCTCTCTTCCTGCACCCAGGACAGTTCGCCATGGGCCCTGGTGCCTTCTCCGCCATGGGCATGGGCCACCTGCTGGCTTCGGTGGCAGGCGGCAGCAATGGCGGAGGCGGCGGACCCGGGACAGCCACAGGGCTGGACACAGGCGGGCTGGGCCCTGCAGCCGGCCCAGCAGGCACCGCAGCGCCCTTCCCGTTCCACCTCTCCCAGCATATGTTGGCATCTCAG GGAATCCCGATGCCCACTTTCGGAGGCCTCTTCCCCTATCCCTACACTTACATGGCAGCTGCTGCTGCAGCAGCCTCTGCTTTGCCAGCCACCAGTGCTGCCGCTGCAGCCGCTGCCGCCGCTGGCTCCCTATCCCGGAGCCCCTTCCTGGGCAGTGCCCGGCCCCGCCTGCGCTTCAGCCCCTACCAGATCCCGGTCAACATCCCGCCTAACACTAGTCTGCTCACTACCGGGCTGGCTGCCGAGGCCTCCAAGGCTGCTGGTGGCAACAGCCAGGAGCCGAGCCCGCTGCCCGAGCTGGCTCTCCGCAAAGTGGGGGCCCCGTCCCGCAGTGCCCTGTCGCCCAGCGGCTCAGCCAAGGAGGCAGCCAGTGAACTTCAAAGCATCCAGAGACTGGTGAGTGGGCTGGAGAGCCAGCGAGCCCTCTCCCCTGGCCGGGAGTCGCCCAAATGA
- the TBX2 gene encoding T-box transcription factor TBX2 isoform X1: MKEPALAASAMAYHPFHAPRPADFPMSAFLAAAQPSFFPALALPPGALAKPLPDPGLAGAAAAAAAAAAAAAEAGLHVSALGPHPPAAHLRSLKSLEPEDEVEDDPKVTLEAKELWDQFHKLGTEMVITKSGRRMFPPFKVRVSGLDKKAKYILLMDIVAADDCRYKFHNSRWMVAGKADPEMPKRMYIHPDSPATGEQWMAKPVAFHKLKLTNNISDKHGFTILNSMHKYQPRFHIVRANDILKLPYSTFRTYVFPETDFIAVTAYQNDKITQLKIDNNPFAKGFRDTGNGRREKRKQLTLPSLRLYEEHCKPERDGADSDASSCDPPLAREPPPSPGPAPSPLRLHRARVEEKSCTADSDPEPERLGEERIGAALGRSPGLDRSSPPRLSEPERARERRSPERSKEPTEGGGDGLFGLRGLEKERVEGRRKDEGRKEGGEGKEPGLAPLMVQTDSASPLGAGHLPGLAFSGHLHGQPFFGPLGAGQPLFLHPGQFAMGPGAFSAMGMGHLLASVAGGSNGGGGGPGTATGLDTGGLGPAAGPAGTAAPFPFHLSQHMLASQGIPMPTFGGLFPYPYTYMAAAAAAASALPATSAAAAAAAAAGSLSRSPFLGSARPRLRFSPYQIPVNIPPNTSLLTTGLAAEASKAAGGNSQEPSPLPELALRKVGAPSRSALSPSGSAKEAASELQSIQRLVSGLESQRALSPGRESPK; this comes from the exons ATGAAAGAGCCGGCGCTGGCGGCCAGCGCCATGGCTTACCACCCGTTCCACGCGCCGCGGCCTGCCGACTTCCCCATGTCCGCTTTCCTGGCGGCGGCCCAGCCCTCTTTTTTCCCGGCACTCGCGCTGCCGCCCGGCGCGCTGGCCAAGCCGCTGCCGGACCCGGGCCTGGCGGGGGCGGCGGCCGCGGCAGCAGCGGCCGCGGCCGCGGCGGCTGAGGCGGGCTTGCACGTCTCAGCTCTCGGCCCGCACCCGCCCGCAGCACATCTGCGTTCACTCAAGAGCCTGGAGCCCGAGGATGAGGTCGAGGACGACCCTAAGGTGACGCTGGAGGCCAAGGAGCTGTGGGACCAGTTCCACAAGCTGGGCACCGAGATGGTCATCACCAAGTCCGGGAG GCGGATGTTTCCCCCCTTCAAGGTGCGGGTCAGTGGCCTGGACAAGAAGGCCAAGTACATCCTGCTGATGGACATTGTGGCCGCTGATGATTGCCGCTATAAGTTCCACAACTCCCGCTGGATGGTGGCTGGCAAGGCCGACCCTGAGATGCCCAAACGCATGTATATCCACCCGGACAGCCCAGCCACAGGCGAGCAGTGGATGGCCAAGCCTGTGGCTTTCCACAAATTGAAACTGACCAACAACATCTCGGACAAGCACGGCTTT ACCATCCTGAACTCCATGCACAAGTACCAGCCGCGCTTCCACATCGTGCGGGCCAACGATATCCTGAAGCTGCCCTACAGCACCTTTCGCACCTACGTGTTCCCCGAGACCGACTTCATCGCCGTCACCGCCTACCAGAACGACAAG ATCACGCAGCTGAAGATCGACAACAATCCATTCGCCAAGGGCTTCCGGGACACCGGGAACGGCCGGCGGGAGAAAAG GAAGCAGCTGACGCTGCCGTCTCTGCGCTTGTACGAGGAGCACTGCAAGCCGGAGCGCGACGGCGCGGACTCGGATGCCTCGTCCTGCGACCCTCCCCTGGCGCGGGAGCCGCCACCCTCCCCAGGGCCAGCGCCCAGTCCCCTGCGCCTACATCGGGCCCGAG TGGAGGAGAAGTCGTGCACCGCGGACAGCGACCCGGAGCCGGAGCGGCTGGGCGAGGAGCGCATCGGGGCGGCGCTAGGCCGCAGCCCGGGCCTGGACCGCAGCAGCCCCCCTCGTTTGAGCGAACCCGAGCGTGCCCGGGAGCGGCGCAGCCCAGAGCGGAGCAAGGAGCCGACCGAAGGCGGCGGAGACGGCCTGTTCGGCCTGCGGGGCCTAGAGAAGGAGCGCGTCGAGGGCCGGCGGAAGGACGAGGGGCGCAAAGAAGGAGGCGAGGGCAAGGAGCCGGGCCTCGCGCCGCTGATGGTGCAGACGGACAGTGCGTCCCCCCTAGGTGCCGGACACCTGCCGGGCCTGGCCTTCTCCGGCCACCTGCACGGGCAGCCGTTCTTTGGGCCTCTGGGGGCCGGCCAGCCTCTCTTCCTGCACCCAGGACAGTTCGCCATGGGCCCTGGTGCCTTCTCCGCCATGGGCATGGGCCACCTGCTGGCTTCGGTGGCAGGCGGCAGCAATGGCGGAGGCGGCGGACCCGGGACAGCCACAGGGCTGGACACAGGCGGGCTGGGCCCTGCAGCCGGCCCAGCAGGCACCGCAGCGCCCTTCCCGTTCCACCTCTCCCAGCATATGTTGGCATCTCAG GGAATCCCGATGCCCACTTTCGGAGGCCTCTTCCCCTATCCCTACACTTACATGGCAGCTGCTGCTGCAGCAGCCTCTGCTTTGCCAGCCACCAGTGCTGCCGCTGCAGCCGCTGCCGCCGCTGGCTCCCTATCCCGGAGCCCCTTCCTGGGCAGTGCCCGGCCCCGCCTGCGCTTCAGCCCCTACCAGATCCCGGTCAACATCCCGCCTAACACTAGTCTGCTCACTACCGGGCTGGCTGCCGAGGCCTCCAAGGCTGCTGGTGGCAACAGCCAGGAGCCGAGCCCGCTGCCCGAGCTGGCTCTCCGCAAAGTGGGGGCCCCGTCCCGCAGTGCCCTGTCGCCCAGCGGCTCAGCCAAGGAGGCAGCCAGTGAACTTCAAAGCATCCAGAGACTGGTGAGTGGGCTGGAGAGCCAGCGAGCCCTCTCCCCTGGCCGGGAGTCGCCCAAATGA